One window of Papaver somniferum cultivar HN1 chromosome 9, ASM357369v1, whole genome shotgun sequence genomic DNA carries:
- the LOC113308225 gene encoding ribosome production factor 1-like → MREMKMGGKRKRDEGESAAAEEEREVNPSSNKKSQVLPSTIKNKDKRAAVHSKIKHEKKLAKRKKQKDREAKEKKAMDLGEELPPRPVPHTIENQRVPDETICRPDDEELFAGNDADEFSGILKREFTPKILITTCRYNSTRGPAFISELLTVIPNAHYFKRGTYDLKKIVKYANKKEFTSIMVVHTNRREPDALLIIGLPNGPTAHFKLSSLVLRKDIKNHGNPTRHMPELVMTNFTTRLGHRVGRMIQSLFPQDPNFRGRRVVTFHNQRDFIFFRHHRYIFDQKEIKSLERKSKNKEDKEKKEKKLGKVFTRLQECGPRFTLKLVSLQHGTFDTKGGEFEWVHKPEMDTSRRRFFL, encoded by the exons ATGAGAGAAATGAAAATGGGTGGGAAGAGAAAGAGGGATGAAGGAgaatctgctgctgctgaagaagaaagagaagtaaaCCCTTCGAGTAATAAGAAAAGTCAGGTATTACCATCTACAATAAAGAATAAGGACAAGAGAGCTGCTGTTCATTCCAAAATCAAGCATGAAAAGAAACTTGCTAAACGAAAGAAGCAAAAGGATCGTGAAGCTAAGGAAAAGAAAGCTATGGACCTTGGCGAAGAG CTACCTCCTAGACCAGTTCCACATACCATTGAAAACCAAAGGGTGCCTGATGAAACCATTTGTAGGCCTGACGATGAAGAG TTATTTGCTGGGAATGATGCGGATGAGTTCAGTGGGATTCTGAAACGAGAATTTACTCCAAAAATCTTGATCACCACCTGTCGTTACAACTCTACT aGAGGACCAGCTTTCATTTCGGAACTACTCACAGTGATTCCAAATGCTCATTATTTCAAGAGAGGAACCTATGATTTGAAAAAG ATTGTTAAATATGCAAATAAAAAAGAATTCACGTCTATAATGGTTGTCCACACTAACCGAAGGGAACCAG ATGCTCTTCTCATTATTGGCTTACCTAATGGACCAACTGCACATTTTAAGCTCTCCAGTCTAGTCTTGCGCAAGGATATTAAG AATCATGGTAATCCAACTCGTCACATGCCTGAACTTGTGATGACTAATTTCACGACACGTTTGGGACATCGTGTTGGGAG GATGATACAATCACTCTTCCCTCAAGATCCTAATTTTCGAGGAAGAAGGGTTGTGACCTTCCACAATCAGCGTGATTTCATTTTCTTTCGCCACCACAG GTACATTTTTGACCAGAAAGAAATAAAATCGCTCGAAAGGAAGAGTAAAAATAAAGAAGAcaaggagaagaaggagaagaagcttggaAAAGTGTTTACTCGCCTGCAG GAATGTGGTCCCCGCTTCACGCTAAAGTTGGTCAGTTTGCAGCATGGAACATTTGATACTAAAGGAGGGGAATTCGAATGGGTTCACAAG CCGGAAATGGATACGAGCCGCAGGAGATTTTTCTTGTGA